The Gemmatimonadota bacterium genome includes the window GCGCAGATGAGCACGTCCGCCTGGCGCGGCGAAAACGCCAGCCGCTCCATGCCGAAGCGTGCCATGTCGAAGCGCGAGGCCGCCAAGGCCATCATCTCGATGGCGCAGCACGCCGTGGCGAAGGGCATGGGCCACAACGAGTTGCGCCGCGACCAGTTGACTACGAAATCCAGCTTCGTGGTCAGCCAACTGGCGCCGCCGGGCAAGACTCCCGGCAACACCGGCCGCCCCGCCGACCCCTCTACTCCCACTCCAGCGCTCCCTTCTTCCACGCGTACACCAGACCCACCGCCAGTACTCCCAGGAACACCAGCATCTCCGCAAAACCAAAGAGCCCCAGACGCCGGAACACCACCCCCCACGGGATCAGGAACACCGTCTCGATGTCGAAGACAATGAACAGGATCGCCACCATGTAAAACTTGATCGAGAAGCGCTCCCGAGTGTTCCCCAGCGGCACCATCCCCGACTCGTACGGCATCACCTTGGCCGGCGTGGGCCGGAACGGGCTGAGCAGGTGCGACAGCACCACGATCCCCACCGCGTTGGCCAGCGACACGCCGAACAGGATCAGCACCGGTACGTATGCCTCGAGCACTGCGGCCGCTCCGAGCTTGTGAATTCCTTCACGTTCTGGGCCGGGCCAAGTTATCGAGCCGCGCGGCGGGGTGTCAAGCCGAAAACGTGGCTTGCCGCAGCGCCCGGACGCCTCCTACTTTGGCGCCGCGGGCGGGCGGCTGGAAGCGGGCGAGCGGACCCCTGGGGCGAGCCTCTCATGACCATCAAGAATGATCAATGGATCCAGCGGATGGCGGAGAATCACGGGATGATCGAGCCGTTCGAGCCGGGACAGGTGCGGGACGGCGTGGTGAGCTACGGCCTGTCATCTTACGGCTATGACATCCGGGTGGCCGATGACTTCAAGGTGTTCACCAATGTGCATAGCGTGGTGGTGGACCCCAAGGCCTTCGACCCCCGTTCGTTCGTGGACATCCATGGGAACCACTGCATCATCCCTCCCAACTCGTTCGCCCTGGCACGGACGCTCGAGTATTTCCGCATTCCCAGTGACGTGCTGGTGGTGTGCGTGGGCAAATCCACTTATGCCCGATGTGGTATCATTGTAAACGTGACGCCGCTGGAGCCCGAGTGGTGCGGCCATCTTACGCTGGAGATCTCGAATACCACGCCGCTACCGGCCAAGATCTATGCGCGCGAGGGGATCGCCCAGCTCCTGTTCTTCCAGGGGGATGAAGTTCCGGCGCTGACGTACGCGCAGCGGCAGGGGAAGTATCAGGACCAGCGGGGGGTGACGCTGCCGCGGCTATGAGAGCAAGGCCATGGTTTCTTTCACGGCCTGGGCGGAGCGGTTCAGCTCGATGCGCTCCTTACTGGTGAGCTCGACCTCGAGCACCTGCTCGAGACCGCCGCGCCCGAGCTTACAGGGGACGCCCAGGAAGAGGCCTTCCAGGCCGTACTCCCCCTCGAGCCAGGCCGAGCAGGGCAGGATGCGCCGCTGGTCGCGAACCATGGCCTCGACCATCTGGACGGTGGCGGCGGCGGGCGCGTAGTAGGCGCTGCCCGTCTTGAGCAGCCCCACGATCTCGGCCCCCCCCTGGCGCGTCCGCTCGACCAGCGCCTCGATGCGCTGCCGATCCAGCAGTTGACTCAGCGGGATGCCGCTGACCGTGGTGTAGGAGGCGAGGGGGACCATGGTGTCGCCGTGGCTGCCCAGGACCAGCGCCTGGATGTCCTGCACACTGACGTCCAGCTCCGTGGCAAGGAAGGCGCGGTAGCGTGCCGTGTCCAGCACGCCCGCCATGCCGATCACCCGTTCGCGCGGAAAGCCCGTGGTCTGCTTGCACACGTAGGCCATCACGTCCAGCGGGTTGGATACCACGATGACAATGGCATCCGGCGAGCTGTCGCGGATGTGGGTCGAGACCTCGCGCACGATGCGCGCGTTCGTGTTAAGCAGATCCTCCCGGCTCATCCCGGGCTTGCGGGCGATGCCCGCCGTGACCACGACCAGGTTCGAGCCCGCCGCCTCCTCGTAGCCGTTGCTGCCCGCGAGCTGCGTTTCGAACCCCTCGATGGGCGCGGATTCCCACTGGTCCAGTGCCTTGCCCTGGGGCACACCCTCGATGACGTCTACCAGCACCAGCCGACGGGCGAGGCTGCGGCGCGCCAGCCCCTGGGCTGTGGTGGCGCCTACGTTGCCCGCCCCCACGACCGTGATCTTGTCGACCATGATGCGATTCCCCTGACTTGCGCGGCTGTCTTCAACCGCGCGGCAAAGTAGGAGCGGCCGGCAGAGGTGTCAACGCGCGGAGTGGCCGCTACGGCGCTCTCTGCTTCTCTGCGCTGGAGCGGGCGGGTATGCTCTGCAGATACAGCCAGAGTGCGGATATTTCTGCGGGCGTGAGGAGACGTGTGTAGCGCCAGGGCATGGCCGCTAGGATGTCCGAGCCGTCGCGCCGCTTCCCCTCGGTCAACAGGCTTCATCCACCGACTTGCGAGAGCGCCAGCAGCCCGCCCGACCCCGCGGCGCTGCCCTGAATCAGCCAGTGGCGCTCCGGCTTCACACGCAGGGTATAGGCGACAAGCGGCTCGAGTGGCTCGCCGGCCCGCAGCGGACCCCGCAGGTCGGTCTGGATCTCACCGAACAGACACGGCCGCAACTGCCCGTCCGCCGTGAGACGCATGCGGTTGCAGCGGTCGCAGTAGTTGTGACTCATGGGGGTGATCACGCCCACTGTACCCGCTGCACCGGGAAAGTGGAAGTAGGTGGCCGGCCCGTTCCCCTGCGGCCCCGCGATCGGCTCGAGCGCGCCGACCCGCTCCAGCCGGGCCAGCATCTCGAAGGCGGAAATGAACTCGCGCGCCGAGACCCCCAGGTTCTCACCCACGGGCATGAGCTCGATGAAGCGCACGTGCCAGGCGCGCTCCAGCGTAACCCGAGCGAATTCCTCGAGCTCGTCGTCATTGCGGCCACGCATCACCACGGTGTTGATCTTGATCGGCTCGAACCCCACGCGCTCCGCCGCCTCGAGCCCCTCGACAATGCGGGCGTAGGCCCCCGGGCGGCGGGCAATTCCGTCCACGCGCTCCGCACGCAACGAGTCCAGCGAGATGTTGACGCGGTTCACGCCCGCGTCCCTCAACTCATCCGCCAGAGGAGCCAGGAGCACCGCATTGGTGGAGAGGGCGATATCCTCGATACCGGGAACGGCCGCCAGCATCCGGACCAGCGCGGGCAGCTCCCGCCGGACCAGCGGCTCGCCGCCGGTGATGCGGACGCGCCGCAGCCCCATGCCGGCCATGACCCGCACGACCTGGGAAATCTCCTCGTAGCTCAGGATCTCGTCGCGCCGGAGCCAGGGCAGGCCTTCCTCGGGCATGCAGTAGACGCAGCGCAGGTTGCACTTGTCCGTCACCGAGATGCGCAGATACTCGATGCGCCGGCCGAAGCCGTCCCGCATCTCACTCATGGGCCGGCTCTGTCACCGGGGGACCGCGCCCCTCGAGCCAATCCGTCTGCCCGTCCGCGTACCGCTCCGACTTCCAGACGGGAAGGCGACGCTTGATCTCCTCGATGATGAAGCGGCAGGCGTCGAAGGCCTGGGCGCGATGCGGGCTGGAAACCGCGATGGCCACGCTCACCTCGCCCACGGCCAGCTCGCCCATGCGATGCGCCACTGCGATGCGGCGTGTGCCCAGCCGCTGCGAAGCCTCCGCCGCGATCTCGCGCAGCACCCGCTCCGCCATCTCCAGGTACGCGTCGTAGAACAACCCGCTGACCGGCCGGCCGTCGTTATGGTCCCGTACGGTGCCCAGGAAGAGCAGCACAGCGCCGTCGCTGGGGCCGCCGACGCGGGCCAGCAGCGCGGCGGGGTCCAGCGGCTGGCGGGTCACACGGGTATCCATCACTCACCCGCCGGCGACGGGCGGAAGCAGCGCCAGCTCGTCACCCTCCTCGAGCCGCGCATCCAGGCGAGCATACTCTTGATTCACGGCGACGACCGGCACGGCGGGGAGGCCGGCGAGACCCGCGGCCCGGGTTCGAGCTGCAGCCACCGCCGCAGCCGCGGTGGCACCCTCCGGCAGCTCGAGCTCGAGCTCGCCGGTGCCAGCCAGGTCGCGGTAGAGGGCGAAGAGGAGAAGACGCACGCGCATAGGTTGCCTGCAAGGTAGGCGACCCCCGGCCGGGCGGCAAGATTTGGCTGCAGGATTTTGGCGACCGGCGCCTGACGCCCCCCTAGCGGACAGAGCGCAGGCGGACGAGGCGCCGGAGCAAGCGCCCGCCCGCGCCTTCCAGTTTCTGCCGGTACACCGTCTCCGCCGCCTTGCGCACGCCTTCGGGGAGCGTGGGATAGGGGTGCACTGCCCCGGCGAGCTGGCCCAGCCGGAGTCTGGCGCGCAGCGCTACGATCGGACTGGCGATCAGGCTGCCAGCATCGGGGGCGATCATCTGCGCGCCCAGCAGCCGCCCGCGGCGATCCGCCACCAGCTTGACGATCCCCTGAGCCTGTCCGTCGATGATCGCT containing:
- the moaA gene encoding GTP 3',8-cyclase MoaA; its protein translation is MRDGFGRRIEYLRISVTDKCNLRCVYCMPEEGLPWLRRDEILSYEEISQVVRVMAGMGLRRVRITGGEPLVRRELPALVRMLAAVPGIEDIALSTNAVLLAPLADELRDAGVNRVNISLDSLRAERVDGIARRPGAYARIVEGLEAAERVGFEPIKINTVVMRGRNDDELEEFARVTLERAWHVRFIELMPVGENLGVSAREFISAFEMLARLERVGALEPIAGPQGNGPATYFHFPGAAGTVGVITPMSHNYCDRCNRMRLTADGQLRPCLFGEIQTDLRGPLRAGEPLEPLVAYTLRVKPERHWLIQGSAAGSGGLLALSQVGG
- a CDS encoding dCTP deaminase, encoding MTIKNDQWIQRMAENHGMIEPFEPGQVRDGVVSYGLSSYGYDIRVADDFKVFTNVHSVVVDPKAFDPRSFVDIHGNHCIIPPNSFALARTLEYFRIPSDVLVVCVGKSTYARCGIIVNVTPLEPEWCGHLTLEISNTTPLPAKIYAREGIAQLLFFQGDEVPALTYAQRQGKYQDQRGVTLPRL
- the ndhC gene encoding NADH-quinone oxidoreductase subunit A codes for the protein MLEAYVPVLILFGVSLANAVGIVVLSHLLSPFRPTPAKVMPYESGMVPLGNTRERFSIKFYMVAILFIVFDIETVFLIPWGVVFRRLGLFGFAEMLVFLGVLAVGLVYAWKKGALEWE
- the mdh gene encoding malate dehydrogenase encodes the protein MVDKITVVGAGNVGATTAQGLARRSLARRLVLVDVIEGVPQGKALDQWESAPIEGFETQLAGSNGYEEAAGSNLVVVTAGIARKPGMSREDLLNTNARIVREVSTHIRDSSPDAIVIVVSNPLDVMAYVCKQTTGFPRERVIGMAGVLDTARYRAFLATELDVSVQDIQALVLGSHGDTMVPLASYTTVSGIPLSQLLDRQRIEALVERTRQGGAEIVGLLKTGSAYYAPAAATVQMVEAMVRDQRRILPCSAWLEGEYGLEGLFLGVPCKLGRGGLEQVLEVELTSKERIELNRSAQAVKETMALLS